One segment of Primulina tabacum isolate GXHZ01 chromosome 14, ASM2559414v2, whole genome shotgun sequence DNA contains the following:
- the LOC142524034 gene encoding E3 ubiquitin-protein ligase WAV3-like isoform X2, which translates to MRRGDGHAIFTAECSHSFHFHCIASNVKHGNQICPVCRAKWKEIPLQGPNSDTQVGKARINPVDWPQDNAVMTVLRRLPPRRSDSTRHAGPLFQTLEPSLFNDDEALDDEIHSSEKNTSNKLPVYCDDVTKVTIKTFTEVPAAPQSSALESFTVLLHIKAPCSNSWLNPGKNNASLPQISHTPRASVDLVTVLDISGSMAGTKLALLKRAMGFVIQNLGPNDRLAVVAFSSTARRLFPLRRMSETGRQLALQAVNSLVANGGTNIADGLRQGAKIMEDRREKNPVASIILLSDGQDTYTVTNGVGNQNQPNYQLLLPSPVLAEESSGFKIPVHTFGFGADHDASSMHSISEMSGGTFSFIETEGVIQDAFAQCIGGLLSVLVKNLQVKIESVDPRIYLGFLKAGSYPNHVSPNQRTGCIDIGDLYADEERDFLVSINVPAEVSGNETSLLRVMCTYSDPLTKEMVTLEGEEVRIKRTEAAMQENVSIEVDRQQNRVQAAEAMAQARTAAENGDLAGAVSVLENCRKDLSETASAKSQDKLCVALDAELKEMQERMASRHVYEASGRAYILSGLSSHSWQRATARGDSTDGSSLLQAYQTPSMVEMLTRSQATLLASPSTQRSLRPVWSFAAQPKPR; encoded by the coding sequence ATGAGACGAGGGGACGGCCATGCTATATTTACTGCGGAATGTTCACATTCTTTTCATTTCCACTGCATCGCTTCAAATGTGAAACATGGAAACCAAATTTGCCCAGTCTGCAGAGCAAAGTGGAAAGAGATTCCCTTACAAGGCCCCAACTCAGACACACAGGTGGGAAAAGCGAGAATTAATCCAGTTGACTGGCCCCAGGATAATGCTGTGATGACTGTTCTCCGTCGGTTGCCACCACGTCGTTCGGATTCAACACGACATGCCGGGCCGCTGTTTCAGACCCTTGAGCCATCACTCTTCAATGATGATGAGGCACTTGATGATGAAATTCATTCTTCTGAGAAAAACACATCAAACAAGCTGCCCGTATATTGTGACGATGTaacaaaagtcacaattaaaacatttacGGAAGTTCCAGCTGCTCCACAGTCGAGTGCTTTGGAAAGCTTTACTGTCCTACTTCATATTAAAGCTCCTTGTTCAAATAGTTGGCTTAATCCCGGCAAGAACAACGCTAGTTTGCCCCAAATATCTCACACACCCCGTGCTTCGGTTGATCTTGTCACGGTTCTTGACATCAGTGGAAGTATGGCAGGTACAAAGCTTGCCTTGCTAAAACGGGCAATGGGTTTTGTTATTCAGAATCTTGGTCCAAATGATAGATTGGCAGTCGTTGCCTTCTCTTCAACGGCTAGACGCCTATTTCCTCTTCGTAGGATGTCTGAAACAGGGCGGCAGCTTGCCCTTCAAGCTGTTAATTCTTTGGTTGCCAATGGAGGAACGAACATTGCTGACGGTCTGAGACAGGGGGCCAAAATAATGGAGGACCGAAGAGAAAAGAACCCAGTTGCCAGTATAATATTATTATCTGATGGGCAGGATACATATACAGTTACTAATGGTGTTGGCAATCAAAATCAACCAAATTACCAGTTGCTCCTTCCTTCGCCTGTTCTCGCTGAAGAGAGCTCAGGTTTCAAGATTCCAGTTCATACATTTGGCTTTGGTGCTGATCACGATGCATCATCAATGCATTCAATTTCTGAGATGTCAGGAGGGACATTTTCTTTCATCGAAACTGAAGGGGTTATCCAGGATGCATTTGCACAGTGCATTGGTGGTCTTTTGAGCGTCTTGGTAAAAAATTTGCAGGTAAAGATAGAGTCTGTGGACCCAAGAATCTATCTTGGATTCTTAAAAGCTGGAAGCTACCCTAATCATGTGTCACCCAATCAACGTACTGGATGTATTGACATCGGAGATCTATATGCTGATGAGGAGAGAGACTTTCTCGTTTCAATTAATGTCCCTGCTGAGGTGTCAGGCAATGAAACATCATTGCTGAGGGTAATGTGTACATACAGTGACCCCTTGACCAAAGAAATGGTGACCTTGGAAGGCGAAGAAGTAAGAATCAAGAGAACTGAAGCTGCCATGCAAGAGAATGTCTCAATTGAAGTGGACAGGCAGCAAAACAGGGTCCAAGCAGCAGAAGCAATGGCACAAGCACGAACTGCAGCTGAAAATGGGGATTTGGCTGGCGCTGTCTCTGTACTTGAGAACTGCCGAAAAGATTTGTCGGAAACTGCATCAGCTAAGTCTCAAGACAAACTCTGTGTTGCTCTTGATGCTGAGCTTAAAGAAATGCAAGAGAGAATGGCCAGTAGACATGTATACGAGGCATCTGGAAGGGCGTATATTCTGTCGGGATTGAGCTCTCATTCCTGGCAACGAGCAACAGCTAGAGGTGATTCTACAGATGGTTCGAGCCTACTCCAGGCTTATCAAACCCCATCAATGGTAGAGATGCTTACTCGTTCTCAGGCTACATTGTTGGCTAGCCCTTCGACCCAAAGGAGTCTACGACCAGTGTGGTCATTTGCAGCACAACCAAAACCAAGGTAA
- the LOC142524034 gene encoding E3 ubiquitin-protein ligase WAV3-like isoform X1 codes for MGSKWRKVKLALGLNMCVYSSRNHLADDDDEAFPQPSERRSDAALLSPSGDWATAPSTPSSNRLRLSKSLSRSSSKKTCSICLASMRRGDGHAIFTAECSHSFHFHCIASNVKHGNQICPVCRAKWKEIPLQGPNSDTQVGKARINPVDWPQDNAVMTVLRRLPPRRSDSTRHAGPLFQTLEPSLFNDDEALDDEIHSSEKNTSNKLPVYCDDVTKVTIKTFTEVPAAPQSSALESFTVLLHIKAPCSNSWLNPGKNNASLPQISHTPRASVDLVTVLDISGSMAGTKLALLKRAMGFVIQNLGPNDRLAVVAFSSTARRLFPLRRMSETGRQLALQAVNSLVANGGTNIADGLRQGAKIMEDRREKNPVASIILLSDGQDTYTVTNGVGNQNQPNYQLLLPSPVLAEESSGFKIPVHTFGFGADHDASSMHSISEMSGGTFSFIETEGVIQDAFAQCIGGLLSVLVKNLQVKIESVDPRIYLGFLKAGSYPNHVSPNQRTGCIDIGDLYADEERDFLVSINVPAEVSGNETSLLRVMCTYSDPLTKEMVTLEGEEVRIKRTEAAMQENVSIEVDRQQNRVQAAEAMAQARTAAENGDLAGAVSVLENCRKDLSETASAKSQDKLCVALDAELKEMQERMASRHVYEASGRAYILSGLSSHSWQRATARGDSTDGSSLLQAYQTPSMVEMLTRSQATLLASPSTQRSLRPVWSFAAQPKPR; via the exons ATGGGGAGTAAATGGAGGAAAGTAAAGCTGGCCCTTGGATTGAATATGTGTGTTTATAGTTCAAGAAATCATTTAGCTGACGATGATGATGAAGCTTTTCCACAGCCGTCTGAGAGGCGGTCGGACGCCGCCTTGCTATCGCCTTCAGGAGACTGGGCCACTGCGCCATCTACGCCAAGTTCGAATAGGCTGAGGCTTTCCAAGAGCTTGAGTAGATCTTCTTCCAAG AAGACCTGCTCTATATGTTTGGCATCAATGAGACGAGGGGACGGCCATGCTATATTTACTGCGGAATGTTCACATTCTTTTCATTTCCACTGCATCGCTTCAAATGTGAAACATGGAAACCAAATTTGCCCAGTCTGCAGAGCAAAGTGGAAAGAGATTCCCTTACAAGGCCCCAACTCAGACACACAGGTGGGAAAAGCGAGAATTAATCCAGTTGACTGGCCCCAGGATAATGCTGTGATGACTGTTCTCCGTCGGTTGCCACCACGTCGTTCGGATTCAACACGACATGCCGGGCCGCTGTTTCAGACCCTTGAGCCATCACTCTTCAATGATGATGAGGCACTTGATGATGAAATTCATTCTTCTGAGAAAAACACATCAAACAAGCTGCCCGTATATTGTGACGATGTaacaaaagtcacaattaaaacatttacGGAAGTTCCAGCTGCTCCACAGTCGAGTGCTTTGGAAAGCTTTACTGTCCTACTTCATATTAAAGCTCCTTGTTCAAATAGTTGGCTTAATCCCGGCAAGAACAACGCTAGTTTGCCCCAAATATCTCACACACCCCGTGCTTCGGTTGATCTTGTCACGGTTCTTGACATCAGTGGAAGTATGGCAGGTACAAAGCTTGCCTTGCTAAAACGGGCAATGGGTTTTGTTATTCAGAATCTTGGTCCAAATGATAGATTGGCAGTCGTTGCCTTCTCTTCAACGGCTAGACGCCTATTTCCTCTTCGTAGGATGTCTGAAACAGGGCGGCAGCTTGCCCTTCAAGCTGTTAATTCTTTGGTTGCCAATGGAGGAACGAACATTGCTGACGGTCTGAGACAGGGGGCCAAAATAATGGAGGACCGAAGAGAAAAGAACCCAGTTGCCAGTATAATATTATTATCTGATGGGCAGGATACATATACAGTTACTAATGGTGTTGGCAATCAAAATCAACCAAATTACCAGTTGCTCCTTCCTTCGCCTGTTCTCGCTGAAGAGAGCTCAGGTTTCAAGATTCCAGTTCATACATTTGGCTTTGGTGCTGATCACGATGCATCATCAATGCATTCAATTTCTGAGATGTCAGGAGGGACATTTTCTTTCATCGAAACTGAAGGGGTTATCCAGGATGCATTTGCACAGTGCATTGGTGGTCTTTTGAGCGTCTTGGTAAAAAATTTGCAGGTAAAGATAGAGTCTGTGGACCCAAGAATCTATCTTGGATTCTTAAAAGCTGGAAGCTACCCTAATCATGTGTCACCCAATCAACGTACTGGATGTATTGACATCGGAGATCTATATGCTGATGAGGAGAGAGACTTTCTCGTTTCAATTAATGTCCCTGCTGAGGTGTCAGGCAATGAAACATCATTGCTGAGGGTAATGTGTACATACAGTGACCCCTTGACCAAAGAAATGGTGACCTTGGAAGGCGAAGAAGTAAGAATCAAGAGAACTGAAGCTGCCATGCAAGAGAATGTCTCAATTGAAGTGGACAGGCAGCAAAACAGGGTCCAAGCAGCAGAAGCAATGGCACAAGCACGAACTGCAGCTGAAAATGGGGATTTGGCTGGCGCTGTCTCTGTACTTGAGAACTGCCGAAAAGATTTGTCGGAAACTGCATCAGCTAAGTCTCAAGACAAACTCTGTGTTGCTCTTGATGCTGAGCTTAAAGAAATGCAAGAGAGAATGGCCAGTAGACATGTATACGAGGCATCTGGAAGGGCGTATATTCTGTCGGGATTGAGCTCTCATTCCTGGCAACGAGCAACAGCTAGAGGTGATTCTACAGATGGTTCGAGCCTACTCCAGGCTTATCAAACCCCATCAATGGTAGAGATGCTTACTCGTTCTCAGGCTACATTGTTGGCTAGCCCTTCGACCCAAAGGAGTCTACGACCAGTGTGGTCATTTGCAGCACAACCAAAACCAAGGTAA